The genomic DNA ACGGAAAAACGTACGAACCTTTCGAGCACTTGACGATCGATGCTCCCGAAGAATATTTGGGCGCCATCACGCAGCTTCTCGCTGTGCGTAAGGGCCGCATGGATAACATGACGAACCACGGCACCGGCTGGGTTCGTATGGAGTTCATCGTTCCTTCACGCGGTCTCATCGGTTTCCGCACCGAGTTCCTGACGACAACCCGTGGCACCGGAATCGCGAACGCCATCTCGCACGGCTATGAGCCCTGGGCTGGTCACATCTCGACGCGTCAGAACGGCTCGATCGTCGCCGACCGCACCGGTGTGGTAACGCCGTTCGCCATCATCGCTCTGCAGGAGCGTATGAGCTTCTTCGTCCAGCCCACTCAAGAGGTTTATGAGGGCATGGTCATCGGCGAGAACTCGCGTAGCGATGACATGGACGTCAACATCACGAAAGAAAAGAAGCTCACGAACATGCGTGCCGCGAGCTCCGACACCTTCGAGTCGATGACGCCACCACGCCAGCTTTCGCTCGAGGAGAGCCTCGAATTCGCTCGCGAAGACGAGTGCGTCGAGGTCACCCCTGAGATGGTGCGTATTCGCAAAGTAGTGCTTGACGCTACTGAGCGTGGGCGCTCGGCTTCCCGTCTCAAGCGCCAGGACGCAAACGCCTGACGCTTATTGCGTAGTGATGTCATCCTCGAGGGCTTCGAGGATGTGCGCTGGGAGGTCGCCGTCCTCACCGCTCGCGTTCAGGCAGATCGCAATCGACATACCTGTTGTGGTGTTGTACATCGCGAGTGACTGGTAGCCGAGACCGTTGCCGGTGTGCCCCACCCAGTCACCGATTTTGCCGATACCCAGCCCGTACTCTTCGTAGTACGGGCTGGCTTCGTCTGCGGACGTGGATGAAAAAGATTCAAGACGTTCTTGCTGCACAGCGGCGCTGAGGACGCTTCCGGTTCCGAGGGCCTCGGCCCAGGCCGCGAGATCGGATGCAGTTCCGTACAGTCCGCCCGCTGCGCTGAATGCACTCGCTTGCACGACCGGCAGGGCCTCTGCGCCATCTGAGTCAACTGCGTAGGGCGAGGCTATGTTCGTAATGCTCGTGTCGTTGTCGGGATAGACGACGCTGTCGAGTCCCAGAGGCGTCAGAATGCGATCCTTGACGACCTGACTCCAGGCGCTTCCGGTTGCGGCCTCAATAATCTGACCGATCAAAACCGTGTTCGTGTTGGAGTACTGGTACGAAGTACCCGGCGCGAAGCTCTCTGGTACACCCGCCACGAGACTCAGAAGTTCGCTGTCGTCCCAACGGCGTTCGGGGTTTTCTTGTATGAGAGAGAGAAGCTCGGGTTGCGCTGAGTAGTTCGGCACTCCGGAACGCATGACGGCTAACTGCCTCGGCGTCACAGCCGGATTCATGCCGTCGAATTGCGACGTCGAGGGTGCGTCGAGATCGACAACTCCTTCGTCAGCGAGTTGCAGCAGTGCGGTGACCACGAAGGATTTGGTCACACTGCGGTATGCGAAGAGTGTGTCATCGGTGACTGCCGCACCGGATTCATTAGCCACACCGACGGGATAGGCCTGCTCAGTCCCACCTTGGCGCACGACCAGCACGCCTCCTGGTACACCGTTCTCGTTGAGGAGCTCTGCGAAGCGGCTGGCAGTCTCCTCTCTCACACCTTCCTCGCTCGACGCATCAGGTGCGTTGTTTGCCTGCCCGGTGCTGCAGGCGGTGACGAGCACGGCAAGCCCCGTGAGTATTGCTGCCAATATCAAACGTCGCGTTCGCATGCCGCCAGCCTAGAAGAGATCCTTTTCGTGTCATCGCATCTCGGAGATCAAGACCGCAGATGTCCCGGGGCTGAGCGCTTCGAAGATGTGCGGCTCGTCGCCGGGGTAGGAGAGGTAATCTCCCGTCGCAAGGGTGTATGGAGCGACTATCGGGCCCACGCGCGCCTCGCCCGCGATCATCACGACATGCTCGGTCGTGCCCCGCGGGTGAGGTTCGGAACGGCGTGCCGGGCCCGGCTCAGCATTGATCACATAGACATCTCGTCGTGTCTGCGGGGGACTGACCGCCAGTAGCGTTGCTGTGTACGTAGCCTCCGAGGAGTGGATTCCCGACGACGCAGCGCGTCGAACGAGAGTTGGCGCTGACGAGTGCTCTTCTATCAGGGCGGCAAACGGTAGTCCCAGCGCTGTGGCGAGTGCCCAAAGCGTTTCCACGCTGGGGTTTCCGCCGCTACTCTCCAGCTGCGAGACGGTTGCCTTCGATACGCCCGAGCGGCGAGCAAGTTCCGAGACCGAAAGGCCAGCGGCCTCGCGCTCACGCTTCACGGCGCGCGCTATCTTCTGCCCGAGGTTGTTCATACTGTTCAGTATGGCAAACAATCGTTCAGTTTGACAGCCGAGATCTCGATGCCCAAGATGGTCATCATGCGGGTGTTACGAAAGATGGCCACGGTTCACGTTCGAGGTGGTGCGTGTGACCCGCAGTGAGACGAATGAGTCGCAGCGCCCGTGGCGCCAAGCGTGGTCGGTCGCGCTCGCTTCGAGCGCGTACGGCGTCTCATTCGGTGCGCTCGCGGTTGCCTCGGGGCTGGACGTCTGGCAAACCTGCGTGCTGAGCCTCTTGATGTTCACGGGCGGTTCGCAGTTCGCGTTCATCGGCGTGATTGGCGCCGGGGGCCTCGCTGCGGCGCCGTCCGCGATCGCTTCGGCGGCGCTCCTCGGGGTGCGAAACGTGGCATATGGCATCCGCATGTCCCCGGTCGTCGGCGGCGGCTTTTGGCGAAGGCTTGCAGCCGCACAACTGACTATCGACGAATCAACGGCCGTGGCTCTCGCCCAGTCGACTCCACGCGGGCGAACGATCGGCTTCTGGGCGACAGGCATCGCCATCTATGCGGGTTGGAACATCACTACCCTTGCGGGGGCACTTGCGGGCGATGTGCTCGGTGACGTCAGCAAGTACGGGCTCGACGCGGCTGCTGCTGCAGCATTTCTCGCGCTGCTGTGGCCAAGGCTCCGTAGTCGCCAAACAGTCGCTGTCGCGGCGGCGGCGGCTGTCGTTGCGACCATAATGACGCCGGTATCGATGCCAGGGGTTCCGGTGATTGTGGCAGCACTCGTAGCGATCGTGGTCGGCTGGTTCAACTGGCTGCAGCCACAGCAGCCCGAGCCGGTCGAAGGCGAGGCGAACCCGTGACGGCGTGGACAGCGGTGCTCCTGGCATCAATCGCCTGTGTGCTGCTGAAGACACTCGGTTATCTCGTGCCGCCGTCGTTGCTCTCAGCTCCGCGCCCGGCGCGAATCGCGGAACTACTGACTGTGGCCCTTCTCGGGGCCCTTGTGGCGGTACAGACGTTTGCCTCGGGCCAAGAACTGGTTGTAGATGCCAGGATCCCCGCACTCTTCGCAGCGGGAATCCTGCTGTGGCTGCGCGCACCGTTCGTCGTGGTCGTCATTGCTGCGGCATCGGTTGCCGCCGTGCTGCGTGCGATCGGGCTCGCCGCATAGGTTTCTTCAAAACATCACGCCGTACGATGAGATCGTGAATGTCGGACGAATTAGCGCGTGGGTCATCAGCCTTATCGTGGGAGCTGCTTATGGCGCGGCTGGGACGATATCGCAGGCATACATGCTGTGGGGTATTCCGTTGGGACTCGCTATCTCGATGATCGCGTGCGCCGCGGTTCTTGCCGCGATTCGCCTTCTTTCCGAAGACCGCTGGTCAACGCTTGCTGCGGGCGTGGGGATGGTTGTGATCACACTGGTGCTCTCGGGGAGCGGGCCCGGTGGTTCTGTAGTTGTCGAGGCATCCACACTCGGAGTTGTGTGGACAGTCGCGGTACCTCTCATCGTCGCGATAGTTGTCGCATGGCCCGACCTTCGCAGCCCGAGGGCTGAGGACGCTTAGACTGGAACCATGACGTATGTGATCGCCCTTCCGTGCGTCGATGTGAAGGATCGTGCCTGCATCGACGAGTGCCCCGTCGACTGCATTTATGAGGGGGAGCGTTCGCTATACATTCACCCCGACGAATGCGTCGACTGTGGTGCGTGTGAACCCGCCTGTCCGGTAGAAGCGATCTACTACGAAGACGATCTTCCCGACGAGTGGCAGGACTACTACAAAGCGAACGTCGAGTTCTTCGACGACATCGGCTCTCCCGGTGGTGCCGCGAAGGTCGGTGTGATCGCGAGCGACCACCCGTTCATCGCCGCGCTCCCGCCCCAAGCGCACTGAGTCGAGCGTCGATTATGGGCGTTGCAGACCTCGCGGAATACCCCTGGGATGCTGTCGCTCCCTACGCAGCGACAGCCCGCTCCCACCCGGACGGCATCGTCGATTTGTCGATCGGTTCCCCGGTCGATCCGACACCTGAGGTCATCGCGACGTCGCTGGCCGCCGCGACCGATGCGCACGCGTACCCGCAGACAATGGGAACGGCGGATCTGCGCGATGCAATAACCCAGTGGTATTCGCGCCGGCGTGCTGTCGAGGGGCTCAGTCGGAATAACGTGCTGCCCACGGTCGGATCCAAAGAGCTCGTCGCGTTGCTTCCTTTGCTGCTTGGGCTGGGCCCCGGCGACGTCGTCGTCCATCCGCGTGCCGCTTACCCGACATATGAGGTGGGTGCACGGCTCGTAGGAGCTACACCGCTCGCTTCGGATGATCCGGCCGAATGGCCGGAAGCTACTCGACTCGTCTGGATCAACTCGCCCGGAAATCCTGACGGTTACGTCTGGGATGCTACTGCGCTTCGTGGGGCGAAAGAACGTGCCGAGTCTCTTGGCGCCGTGCTCGCGAGCGACGAATGCTATGCCGAGTTGGGGTGGGATGCTCCTTGGGATGTCGACCCCATCCCATCGGTACTTGATGCGCGAGTCGCGCAGGGCAGTTTCACCGGGCTGCTTTCGGTGTACTCGCTCAGCAAACAATCGAACCTGGCCGGTTATCGGGCCGCGTTCATCGCCGGGGATGAAGTTCTCATCTCCAAGCTTTTAACCGCACGCAAACACCTCGGCTTGATGCCACCCGCACCTGTGCAGGCCGCCATGACTGTTGCTCTTGGCGACGATGACCATGTGGCTCTGCAAAAGGAGCGTTATCGCGCGCGACGCGCGCTGCTGAAGCCCGCGATCGAGTCAGCCGGGTTCCGCGTCGACAGAAGTGAAGCAGGGCTTTATCTGTGGGCGACGGAGGGCAAAGACGCCTGGGACAGCCTCGCGACGCTTTCACGTCTCGGCATCCTGGCCGGACCAGGCCACTTCTATGGCGGCGACTTCTCGCAGCACGTGCGTTTTTCGCTGACGGCGACAGACGAAAGAATCAGGGCAGCTGCTACACGTCTTGCGGGTCTTTAGTCGCAGACCTCTCGCGGATTACGTCATCCTTTGGACGTTGTCGGCATAGCCTCAGACGCGCACTAGGCTGTATTGGACGGAAGTCACGGCGGACTGTTCGAGACTCCCGGGGGTCATCAATCGGTGACTCACCCAACGACCCTCGCCGACCAGAAATCGCAAGGAGGCGCCGTGAGCGACGCGGACACGCACCAGAACAAGGCCACACTGAATGTGGGGGAGCGTTCTGCAGAGTTCCCGGTTTTACTTGGCACCGATGGTGCCCCCAGCATCGACATCTCGACCTTCACGCGTCAAACCGGCCATACCGCTCTCGACTACGGATTCGTCAACACGTCCGCAACGAAGTCAGCCATCACCTACATCGATGGTGATGAGGGCATCCTCCGCTACCGGGGCTACCCCATCGAGCAGCTCGCGACCCACTCCAGCTATCTCGAGGTCGCATGGTTGTTGATTTACGGTGAGCTGCCTTCTGAGAGCGAGCTTGCCGAGTTCGATAACAAGATTCGTCGCCACACTCTTTTGCACGAGGATCTCAAGCGTTTCTTCTCCTCGCTGCCACCGACGGCGCACCCGATGTCGGTGCTTTCGGCCGCAACCGCTGCGCTGTCGACGTATTACGAGGGCGAATCGGATCCATCGAACCCTGAGCACGTTGAACTCAACACGATTCGGATGCTCGCGAAGCTCCCCGTCATTGCTGCGTATGCCCACAAGAAGAGTGTCGGTCAGGCATTTTTGTACCCCGATAACTCGATGAGCTTCGTCGACAACTTTTTGAAGCTCAACTTCGGAGTTCTCAGCGAGCTCTATGAAATCAACCCGGTCATGTCTCGTGCGCTCGAGCGATTGCTTATCTTGCACGAGGACCACGAGCAGAATGCGTCGACATCGACGGTGCGTCTGGTTGGATCGACGGGCGCGAACCAGTTCTCCTCGATTTCTGCAGGCATCAACGCGCTGTACGGTCCGCTGCACGGTGGTGCGAACGAGGCTGTACTCGACATGCTCGGACGCATTCGAGACTCGGGAGAATCGGTGCAGCGTTTTGTCGAGCGGGTGAAGAACAAAGAAGACGGCGTAAAGCTGATGGGCTTCGGTCACCGCGTCTACAAGAATTATGATCCGCGCGCACGTCTCGTGAAGGAATCCGCTGATGAGGTTTTGCGCGAGCTGGGAGTCAAGGATCCGCTGCTCGATCTCGCGAAAGAGCTAGAAGATATTGCGCTGAATGACGACTACTTCAAGGAACGTCGGCTTTATCCCAACGTCGATTTCTACACCGGCGTGATTTACAAGGCGATGGGCTTTCCCACCCGCATGTTCACAGTGCTGTTCGCGATCGGTCGACTTCCCGGCTGGCTCGCGCACTGGCGTGAGATGCAAACAGATCCGCAGACCAAGATCGGTCGCCCCCAGCAGCTCTACACCGGATCGCCGCAGCGGGACTATCCGGGCGTCTAGTCTTTTTTCTTTTTCTTCCCTATTACTTCTGACGCGTAGTCGGGGACCGTCACGATGTTCTCGCGCGGCGGTCGCTCGTAGCCTTGCGACTGCGGGCGCGACGGAATTTTGACGACTTCCCGCTCGATGACGGTCCACGGCACCTGATTGAGCAGATGCGAAATCATATTCAGGCGGCCACGTCGCTTGTCTTCATTGTCGACTTCGAACCAGGGAGCCTCGGGAATGTCGGTATGGATGAGCATCGCGTCTTTGGCAAGCGAATAGCTTTCCCATTCGGTGATGGACGCCACGTCATTCGGGCTGAGCTTCCAACGGCGCATCGGATCGTCCGCGCGATCTCGAAAGCGGCGCTCCTGCTCCACATCGGACACGCTGAACCAGTACTTCAGGAGCAGGATGCCGTCTTCTACCAGCATCCGCTCAAAAATCGGTGCTTGACGCAAGAACCTGGTGTATTCCTCTTGCGTGCAATATCCCATGACGCGCTCAACGCCAGCGCGGTTGTACCAAGACCGGTCCATCAGCACGATCTCGCCGGCCGCGGGTAGATGCGCGATGTAGCGCTGGAAGTACCACTCGCTCTTCTGTCGCGGAGTCGGTGATGGAAGTGCAACTATTCGGGTCACGCGGGGATTGAGATACGCGGAAACTCGGTTGATCGTCGAGCCTTTGCCAGCGGCATCGCGGCCTTCGAAGATGACGACTACTCGAGCGCCGGTTTCTTGGACCCAGGCTTGCATGTCTACGAGCTGTGCCTGCAGCTTCTTCAGCTCCCGCTCGTACGGCTTCTTGGGCACACGCGTAGGCATCAGGGCTCCTTCACTCGAGGTGAGAGAACTCTACGCGTGGAGTGCCGCATTCAGCGTGACCCCGACACCGCCGCGCTTGACCGCTTCGATGGCGCCGGTGAGCGAGTTTCGCCGGATGAGGATGCCGTTGCTCCCCGATAGTGCTGCGCCTTTCACGACCGGGCGGGCGCCATCCGCTTGCACAGGTTCGTCTGCGAGCACAATTTTGGAGCCCGCTGTGACGTAGAGCCCTGCCTCGACGATGCAGTCATCTCCGAGCGAAATGCCGATGCCAGCGTTTGCGCCGAGCAGCGTGCGTGCTCCGATGGAGACTCTGTGGTTTCCGCCGCCCGAGAGCGTACCCATGATTGACGCACCGCCGCCGATGTCGCTGCCGTCGCCGACCACGACACCCTGTGAGATGCGGCCCTCAACCATGGATGCGCCGAGAGTCCCGGCGTTGAAGTTCACAAAGCCCTCGTGCATGACGGTTGTGCCGGGAGCAAGATGAGCTCCCAACCGCACTCGCGATGCGTCTGCGATGCGCACGCCATCAGGCGTGACGTAGTCGAGCAGGCGCGGGAATTTGTCAATGCTCTGGACCTGGATTCCCGCGCGCATCAGCGCGGGGCGAAGGCGAGTGAGGTCGTCGGGATGTACCGGTCCGGCCGTCGTCCACGCTACGTTCGGAAGCACGCCGAAGAGTCCATCGAGGTTGAGGGTGTTCGGCGCCGCGATGCGGTGCGAAAGGGCGTGAAGGCGCAGGTACGCATCGTGAGTAGACGCGGGCGCGGCATCCAAATCGATCTCGACGACGACGACCTCGACGGTCACTGACCTGCGAGGATCGGGAGTGGCAAGCGCTGAAAGCTCGGACGGGAGTTCCGGGAGGTTCGACGCGGACGGGGCTTGTCCCTCGTGGACGTGAGGAAACCAGGCATCGAGAACAGTCCCGTTCTCTGCCGTCGTCGATAAGCCTTGCGCCCAGATCCATCGTTCGTTGCTCATCTCATCAGGCTATCGAATCAGCATCGGTAGAATCGGCGCATGCCTTCGCTTGATCTGTCCACGTCGTCGATCGAGCTCACTCGAGCCATCTGCGATATTCCGAGTGTTTCTGACGACGAGCGCACTCTTGCTGACGCGATCACTGACGCGATCAGCAGCCTCGCTCACCTTGACCTTTATCGAGACGGCGACACGATCGTCGCGCGAACAGACACTGGCAAGGCGCAGCGCGTGGTCATCGCGGGGCACATCGACACAGTGCCGATCAACAACAATCTGCCGACGCGCGTCATCGATGTTGACGGTGAACCCATGCTCTGGGGTCGAGGCACTGTCGACATGAAGGCGGGCGTTGCTGTGCAGCTGAAGCTCGCTGCTGAGCTCGTCGACCCCCGAGTGGACATCACCTGGATGTGGTATGACCACGAAGAGGTCGCTGCGCACCTCAATGGGCTAACCCGTCTGGCGAAGACTCGTCCCGACCTTTTCGCCGGAGATTTCGCAATCCTCGGTGAGCCGTCTAACGGCGACATTGAAGGCGGCTGCAACGGCAACATTCGCGCTATT from Microbacterium endophyticum includes the following:
- a CDS encoding serine hydrolase domain-containing protein; the encoded protein is MRTRRLILAAILTGLAVLVTACSTGQANNAPDASSEEGVREETASRFAELLNENGVPGGVLVVRQGGTEQAYPVGVANESGAAVTDDTLFAYRSVTKSFVVTALLQLADEGVVDLDAPSTSQFDGMNPAVTPRQLAVMRSGVPNYSAQPELLSLIQENPERRWDDSELLSLVAGVPESFAPGTSYQYSNTNTVLIGQIIEAATGSAWSQVVKDRILTPLGLDSVVYPDNDTSITNIASPYAVDSDGAEALPVVQASAFSAAGGLYGTASDLAAWAEALGTGSVLSAAVQQERLESFSSTSADEASPYYEEYGLGIGKIGDWVGHTGNGLGYQSLAMYNTTTGMSIAICLNASGEDGDLPAHILEALEDDITTQ
- a CDS encoding helix-turn-helix domain-containing protein — encoded protein: MNNLGQKIARAVKREREAAGLSVSELARRSGVSKATVSQLESSGGNPSVETLWALATALGLPFAALIEEHSSAPTLVRRAASSGIHSSEATYTATLLAVSPPQTRRDVYVINAEPGPARRSEPHPRGTTEHVVMIAGEARVGPIVAPYTLATGDYLSYPGDEPHIFEALSPGTSAVLISEMR
- a CDS encoding AzlC family ABC transporter permease encodes the protein MTRSETNESQRPWRQAWSVALASSAYGVSFGALAVASGLDVWQTCVLSLLMFTGGSQFAFIGVIGAGGLAAAPSAIASAALLGVRNVAYGIRMSPVVGGGFWRRLAAAQLTIDESTAVALAQSTPRGRTIGFWATGIAIYAGWNITTLAGALAGDVLGDVSKYGLDAAAAAAFLALLWPRLRSRQTVAVAAAAAVVATIMTPVSMPGVPVIVAALVAIVVGWFNWLQPQQPEPVEGEANP
- a CDS encoding AzlD domain-containing protein, whose translation is MTAWTAVLLASIACVLLKTLGYLVPPSLLSAPRPARIAELLTVALLGALVAVQTFASGQELVVDARIPALFAAGILLWLRAPFVVVVIAAASVAAVLRAIGLAA
- a CDS encoding histidinol dehydrogenase, translated to MNVGRISAWVISLIVGAAYGAAGTISQAYMLWGIPLGLAISMIACAAVLAAIRLLSEDRWSTLAAGVGMVVITLVLSGSGPGGSVVVEASTLGVVWTVAVPLIVAIVVAWPDLRSPRAEDA
- the fdxA gene encoding ferredoxin, encoding MTYVIALPCVDVKDRACIDECPVDCIYEGERSLYIHPDECVDCGACEPACPVEAIYYEDDLPDEWQDYYKANVEFFDDIGSPGGAAKVGVIASDHPFIAALPPQAH
- the dapC gene encoding succinyldiaminopimelate transaminase, encoding MGVADLAEYPWDAVAPYAATARSHPDGIVDLSIGSPVDPTPEVIATSLAAATDAHAYPQTMGTADLRDAITQWYSRRRAVEGLSRNNVLPTVGSKELVALLPLLLGLGPGDVVVHPRAAYPTYEVGARLVGATPLASDDPAEWPEATRLVWINSPGNPDGYVWDATALRGAKERAESLGAVLASDECYAELGWDAPWDVDPIPSVLDARVAQGSFTGLLSVYSLSKQSNLAGYRAAFIAGDEVLISKLLTARKHLGLMPPAPVQAAMTVALGDDDHVALQKERYRARRALLKPAIESAGFRVDRSEAGLYLWATEGKDAWDSLATLSRLGILAGPGHFYGGDFSQHVRFSLTATDERIRAAATRLAGL
- a CDS encoding citrate synthase, with translation MSDADTHQNKATLNVGERSAEFPVLLGTDGAPSIDISTFTRQTGHTALDYGFVNTSATKSAITYIDGDEGILRYRGYPIEQLATHSSYLEVAWLLIYGELPSESELAEFDNKIRRHTLLHEDLKRFFSSLPPTAHPMSVLSAATAALSTYYEGESDPSNPEHVELNTIRMLAKLPVIAAYAHKKSVGQAFLYPDNSMSFVDNFLKLNFGVLSELYEINPVMSRALERLLILHEDHEQNASTSTVRLVGSTGANQFSSISAGINALYGPLHGGANEAVLDMLGRIRDSGESVQRFVERVKNKEDGVKLMGFGHRVYKNYDPRARLVKESADEVLRELGVKDPLLDLAKELEDIALNDDYFKERRLYPNVDFYTGVIYKAMGFPTRMFTVLFAIGRLPGWLAHWREMQTDPQTKIGRPQQLYTGSPQRDYPGV
- the ppk2 gene encoding polyphosphate kinase 2; the protein is MPTRVPKKPYERELKKLQAQLVDMQAWVQETGARVVVIFEGRDAAGKGSTINRVSAYLNPRVTRIVALPSPTPRQKSEWYFQRYIAHLPAAGEIVLMDRSWYNRAGVERVMGYCTQEEYTRFLRQAPIFERMLVEDGILLLKYWFSVSDVEQERRFRDRADDPMRRWKLSPNDVASITEWESYSLAKDAMLIHTDIPEAPWFEVDNEDKRRGRLNMISHLLNQVPWTVIEREVVKIPSRPQSQGYERPPRENIVTVPDYASEVIGKKKKKD
- the dapD gene encoding 2,3,4,5-tetrahydropyridine-2,6-dicarboxylate N-succinyltransferase, whose translation is MSNERWIWAQGLSTTAENGTVLDAWFPHVHEGQAPSASNLPELPSELSALATPDPRRSVTVEVVVVEIDLDAAPASTHDAYLRLHALSHRIAAPNTLNLDGLFGVLPNVAWTTAGPVHPDDLTRLRPALMRAGIQVQSIDKFPRLLDYVTPDGVRIADASRVRLGAHLAPGTTVMHEGFVNFNAGTLGASMVEGRISQGVVVGDGSDIGGGASIMGTLSGGGNHRVSIGARTLLGANAGIGISLGDDCIVEAGLYVTAGSKIVLADEPVQADGARPVVKGAALSGSNGILIRRNSLTGAIEAVKRGGVGVTLNAALHA